In the Diprion similis isolate iyDipSimi1 chromosome 2, iyDipSimi1.1, whole genome shotgun sequence genome, one interval contains:
- the LOC124415885 gene encoding uncharacterized protein LOC124415885 has translation MQLLVLIFVGCFDLITTRVRSEDISLTRQPHGDIFILEESSTEACVVLSSGTASPFSFASSSPEIPVSNSSYTCQCSPKLPVFREDLSICVDDIHECGAATFVSNAEVPEKVPYVFLPQQGQLIYPHAEIRFEGVKTPFCKVTGAQQLSRGGWTELRNLSTADPPLKFVTYEGRSYLQWVGEAELRDATEGRVVRVHLVCRDADREKLAPDVFTPCVAFRVAGSPTKNTIREVVFFNDAQVSQGLSAIEYTAIGLSSVVLALIYVASVLLYLHTRKTKRRRVAEPESGLSTGRDNIGIVKSNPLLAAGRHFESDDNSGRSESELGDDQPQSDSDQGFENVTSAVVHPHCAYSSDSDGMFGSGSILGERLPEEDVRIVETIENTQHQDSSSLPGSQRRKLYFNPAYFDRQLLLAPPPAAIEFLFKIREVISIAKHKMAAKRFVPTLVGIPEEEIGLERNGRTGLHRRGSSAQGSVARSKKSQSCTGCPGCRESQPSLPVLPAPSHLCLGESRIRAWLEDVKPPERKWKDAEDSRRNFAENARSFAKNLEYLKEMAKSDFGSPERANKPMSSSWRDNPPMLKTFQNIAKSEIMENDDRLSVSKRSTRSMFEESNFNRYHNMYSSNIETLDMNDTVNAKVRKAIENSFIKQMEENATLESLQSLEKKLMDPPSLREGRATPTNSHKSAKSSSNDSVPKTPTRRPKKSRAPPAPKKLPDMIKELPNGKYPAKKLMDEVIQEMVVAKALEHGPKLAKATDFEVDSLERSKTSLKSSSSPDSTDRHSSPALSTALPLDEELTMQNAIFNVKTGAMTISKLKSEALESKATPKTTLSELILPRPQRYSLVSEVYVNDGYASPAGSESSGPEIQYEPENPGHLTIKVLDSPENYVKQDDSEYEPDTLDRKPMKLKINGDVSYGKGNLDEVYVDSLERPAHISLRSKGSFRTEDSKGHETAPFQRSYGSLREIYEARLRSNLKNSALLSSTRSLNGDAEVDTNSWQKKKYLTPEMKHIKRQRKPQNQPDVVPTPIDESIYQQPKPPRLIEGLMTKPPLPPPKNGRDRSRVDTGSPAASEITSVPVNYHSAGKQFINDINESNEPCLCRQKKNVMSSSFESLATLNQVEKKLQLSRNDSRKTVIGDANVDSHWRVNEYPSREYENVSSLRINANPSKSKGRIPLFPIDTKSYPPVRKTVSGLRHSGSEKRARQSTAEPRCLISEGCITFLAPEHRSSPLKNSGRRNGGRIRTAPGIQVQQNGYKVEDSGYLSSTDSNGSHKQLLKQDVSSVSETDETESACDGASESGAESIGTDSVFFGNFRKLSEMSSFSKSVDSGVDLNVRNPYFQAFGIRNEGGVLERPSYAASDSETDSFMTVLPLAGSKRNSLVL, from the exons AATCTTCCACCGAGGCATGCGTCGTGCTCAGCAGCGGAACCGCAAGTCCCTTCTCCTTCGCCTCGTCTTCCCCGGAGATTCCAGTTTCAAACAGTTCCTACACCTGCCAGTGCAGCCCGAAACTTCCGGTATTCAGGGAGGACCTCAGCATCTGCGTCGACGACATTCACG AATGCGGCGCGGCTACATTCGTCAGTAATGCCGAAGTCCCCGAGAAGGTTCCCTACGTATTTCTACCTCAGCAAGGACAGCTGATTTATCCTCATGCTGAAATACGCTTCGAAG GTGTTAAAACTCCGTTCTGCAAAGTGACTGGTGCCCAGCAACTGAGCCGAGGGGGATGGACCGAGTTGCGGAATCTGTCCACCGCGGACCCGCCATTGAAGTTTGTGACATACGAGGGACGGAGTTACTTGCAG TGGGTAGGAGAAGCCGAGCTGCGGGATGCGACGGAGGGGCGAGTAGTCCGTGTGCATTTGGTGTGCCGAGACGCCGACCGGGAGAAGCTGGCTCCTGATGTATTTACTCCCTGCGTGGCCTTCCGGGTGGCCGGCTCTCCGACGAAGAACA CGATTCGAGAGGTGGTGTTCTTCAACGACGCCCAAGTCTCCCAAGGCTTGTCCGCCATCGAATACACCGCCATCGGATTATCCTCGGTTGTTCTCGCCCTGATATACGTCGCCAGCGTTCTCCTTTACCTTCACACAAGGAAGACCAAACGGAGACGCGTTGCGGAACCGGAATCCGGCCTGAGCACCGGCCGCGATAACATCGGCATCGTCAAAAGCAACCCTCTCCTAGCAGCTGGACGCCATTTCGAAAGCGACGACAACAGTGGACGCAGTGAAAGCGAGCTTGGAGACGATCAACCGCAAAGCGACAGTGATCAGGGATTTGAAAAT GTCACTTCTGCGGTGGTTCATCCGCATTGCGCGTACAGTTCAGACTCCGATGGGATGTTCGGGTCAGGTTCGATACTTGGGGAACGTCTGCCAGAAGAGGATGTTCGGATTGTGGAAACAATCGAGAACACTCAGCACCAGGATAGCTCCTCACTACCGGGCAGCCAGAGACGGAAGCTGTACTTCAACCCGGCGTACTTCGACAGGCAACTACTACTG GCCCCACCTCCGGCCGCCATAGAGTTTCTATTCAAAATACGCGAAGTCATCTCCATAGCGAAACACAAGATGGCTGCGAAGCGATTCGTTCCAACGCTTGTTG GGATTCCGGAGGAGGAGATTGGCCTGGAACGGAACGGTCGAACGGGTCTTCATCGTCGAGGAAGCTCGGCTCAGGGGTCTGTCGCAAGATCGAAAAAGTCTCAAAGCTGCACCGGATGCCCAGGTTGCCGCGAATCGCAGCCAAGTTTGCCGGTGCTTCCCGCACCTTCGCACTTATGCCTGGGAGAAAGTAGGATACGTGCATGGTTGGAGGATGTAAAACCGCCGGAGAGAAAGTGGAAGGACGCGGAAGACAGTAGACGGAACTTTGCAGAGAACGCGAGATCCTTCGCGAAGAATCTTGAGTACCTCAAAGAGATGGCCAAGAGCGATTTCGGCAGCCCCGAGAGGGCGAATAAGCCCATGTCCTCGTCGTGGAGGGACAATCCGCCGATGCTGAAGACCTTCCAGAACATCGCGAAGAGTGAGATAATGGAGAACGACGACCGCCTCAGCGTATCGAAACGTTCGACCAGGTCCATGTTTGAGGAGTCGAACTTCAACCGGTACCACAACATGTACAGCAGCAACATCGAGACCTTGGATATGAACGACACGGTGAACGCGAAGGTCAGGAAAGCCATAGAGAACTCGTTCATCAAGCAAATGGAGGAGAACGCGACTCTCGAGTCGTTGCAATCGCTGGAAAAGAAACTGATGGATCCACCATCGTTGAGAGAGGGACGAGCGACGCCCACGAATTCGCACAAGTCTGCCAAGTCATCGTCGAACGATTCGGTGCCAAAAACACCGACGAGGAGGCCGAAGAAGTCACGCGCACCACCAGCCCCGAAAAAGCTGCCCGACATGATCAAGGAGCTTCCGAACGGAAAATATCCCGCCAAGAAGCTCATGGATGAAGTTATCCAGGAAATGGTTGTCGCCAAGGCGCTCGAGCATGGACCAAAACTAGCCAAGGCTACCGACTTCGAGGTCGACAGTTTGGAACGCTCGAAGACCAGTCTAAAGTCCTCCTCGTCCCCGGACTCCACGGATCGTCATTCGAGTCCAGCTCTGTCGACAGCGCTACCTCTCGATGAGGAACTGACTATGCAGAACGCGATATTCAACGTGAAGACGGGGGCGATGACGATCTCGAAGTTGAAGAGTGAGGCGTTGGAGAGTAAGGCGACACCGAAAACGACCCTTTCAGAGCTAATACTCCCCAGACCCCAGAGGTACTCACTGGTCAGCGAGGTTTACGTTAACGACGGGTACGCCAGCCCGGCCGGAAGCGAGTCTTCGGGGCCGGAAATCCAGTACGAACCCGAGAACCCCGGGCACCTGACCATCAAGGTCCTTGACTCGCCGGAGAACTACGTGAAGCAGGACGATTCGGAGTACGAGCCGGACACGCTGGATCGTAAACCGATGAAGTTGAAGATAAACGGGGACGTCAGCTACGGCAAGGGTAACCTTGACGAGGTATACGTGGACTCGTTGGAGAGACCAGCCCACATATCGCTACGCAGCAAGGGAAGTTTCAGAACCGAAGATTCGAAGGGTCACGAAACTGCACCGTTCCAACGTAGCTACGGAAGCCTGCGCGAGATCTACGAAGCCAGACTGAGAAGCAACCTGAAGAACTCTGCGCTGCTGAGCAGCACGCGGTCCCTGAACGGGGACGCGGAGGTGGACACTAACTCCTGGCAGAAGAAGAAATATCTCACTCCTGAAATGAAGCACATCAAGAGACAACGGAAGCCTCAGAACCAGCCTGACGTCGTTCCCACTCCGATCGACGAATCGATCTACCAACAGCCGAAACCACCGCGGCTGATAGAAGGCCTAATGACGAAGCCCCCTTTGCCACCGCCAAAAAACGGACGGGACAGGAGTCGCGTTGATACTGGTAGCCCTGCGGCCAGCGAGATCACTTCTGTCCCAGTTAATTATCACTCCGCGGGGAAGCAATTCATCAATGATATCAACGAATCGAATGAGCCTTGCCTCTGTCGCCAAAAGAAGAATGTCATGTCGAGCAGCTTCGAGTCGTTGGCTACCTTGAACCAAGTCGAGAAGAAGCTCCAGCTGTCGAGGAACGATAGTAGAAAGACAGTGATCGGCGACGCTAATGTGGACTCACACTGGCGAGTCAACGAATATCCGTCCAGAGAATACGAGAATGTATCGTCCCTGCGCATCAATGCTAATCCTTCGAAGTCCAAGGGCAGGATCCCCTTGTTTCCAATCGACACAAAGAGCTACCCTCCAGTGAGGAAGACTGTTTCCGGTCTCAGACATTCCGGTTCAGAGAAAAGAGCCAGACAGTCAACGGCCGAGCCAAGATGCCTCATTTCCGAGGGGTGCATCACCTTCCTGGCACCGGAACACCGCTCGTCGCCCCTGAAGAACTCCGGACGTCGAAACGGAGGTCGGATCCGAACGGCACCTGGGATCCAGGTCCAGCAGAACGGCTACAAGGTCGAGGACAGTGGATACCTCAGCAGCACGGACAGCAACGGATCCCACAAACAGCTACTGAAGCAGGACGTCAGCAGCGTTTCGGAAACGGATGAAACGGAGTCGGCCTGTGATGGAGCGAGCGAAAGCGGCGCGGAGAGCATCGGCACGGACAGTGTGTTCTTTGGCAACTTCCGGAAGCTCTCGGAGATGTCGAGCTTCTCGAAGAGCGTCGACTCCGGGGTGGATCTGAACGTCCGGAACCCGTATTTCCAGGCATTTGGCATCAGGAATGAAGGCGGGGTTTTAGAGCGGCCGAGTTATGCCGCCAGCGACAGCGAAACCGATAGCTTTATGACCGTTCTACCGCTGGCAGGTAGTAAACGGAACAGTTTGGTTTTATAG